One Brevibacillus choshinensis genomic window carries:
- a CDS encoding cytochrome P450 gives MPNYLLGGKPTVNPDKQPARYATIIFMRELARHEDQLFPFPIYRELRENTPVRFDEDRNSWDVFRYEDVHRILKDPAAFSSRRGLEVRGETLLTMDQPKHTHMRNLVNKAFTPKAINDLAPRISSITNELLDQVIQSGKMDVVHDLATPLPVIVIAELLGVPAKDRMLFKEWSDTMVKGVEGSSDEAFAQMVAERDKAEKELSAYFLAILNERRKQPEDDLVSALLQAEIDGEKLQEQEILRFCILLLVAGNETTTNLITNAVRLLTEQPAIQNQVRQNPELVKTTVEETLRFYPPIVAIGRMTTQDVEIGGQLIREGQQVVSWVGAANRDPEKFEDPDTFLPDRKPNPHMGFGFGIHFCLGAPLARLEAQIALEIMLSRMDDLSFAKTTLTPIPSPFVFGVKSYPITFSART, from the coding sequence ATGCCAAACTATTTACTAGGAGGCAAGCCTACCGTGAATCCGGATAAACAACCTGCGCGATATGCCACGATCATTTTCATGAGGGAGCTGGCTCGGCACGAGGACCAATTGTTTCCTTTCCCGATCTATCGGGAGCTTCGTGAAAATACTCCTGTACGTTTTGATGAAGATAGGAACTCGTGGGACGTTTTCCGTTACGAGGATGTCCATCGCATTTTAAAAGACCCTGCCGCTTTTTCATCCCGCCGCGGGCTGGAAGTAAGGGGCGAAACTCTTTTGACAATGGACCAGCCCAAGCATACGCATATGCGCAATCTGGTCAACAAAGCTTTTACGCCCAAGGCGATCAATGATCTGGCTCCACGCATTTCTTCCATTACGAATGAATTGCTCGATCAAGTGATTCAATCAGGGAAAATGGACGTGGTACACGACCTGGCCACTCCTCTGCCTGTCATCGTCATCGCGGAACTTTTGGGAGTGCCTGCCAAAGATCGGATGCTGTTCAAGGAATGGTCCGATACCATGGTAAAAGGAGTGGAAGGGAGCTCGGATGAAGCTTTTGCCCAAATGGTGGCGGAGCGTGACAAAGCTGAGAAAGAACTTTCCGCATACTTTCTTGCCATACTCAATGAACGCCGAAAACAGCCTGAGGATGATCTGGTTTCTGCACTCCTGCAAGCAGAGATCGACGGAGAAAAATTACAGGAACAAGAGATTCTGCGCTTCTGTATCCTGCTTCTTGTGGCGGGGAATGAGACGACGACGAACCTCATTACCAATGCGGTTCGCCTCTTGACGGAGCAGCCTGCAATCCAAAACCAAGTCAGACAGAATCCAGAGCTCGTAAAAACGACTGTCGAAGAAACACTGCGTTTCTATCCTCCCATTGTTGCGATAGGTAGAATGACGACCCAGGATGTGGAGATCGGCGGTCAGTTGATCCGAGAAGGCCAGCAGGTCGTATCCTGGGTAGGCGCTGCCAATCGCGACCCCGAAAAGTTTGAGGACCCGGACACATTTCTTCCGGATCGCAAACCTAATCCGCACATGGGCTTTGGATTTGGCATCCACTTTTGCCTCGGCGCCCCTCTGGCTCGGTTGGAGGCACAGATTGCACTAGAGATTATGCTCTCCCGGATGGATGATTTGAGCTTTGCCAAAACAACACTCACACCAATCCCCAGTCCGTTTGTTTTTGGCGTAAAAAGCTATCCGATCACTTTTTCCGCGCGTACATAA
- a CDS encoding AEC family transporter, which translates to MDSFNSQFLSSVLIIALGYFLKRCSIIREKDGEALARIIFNITLPCLIITTFHSITLDASLLLLVVSGFLYGILAAILAYFAFRKENRKTKGMLGMMIPGFNVGLFAYPLVQGIWGEEGLAYFGMFDIGNALVVFGVSYLIGSYYSGDDGKLNFKQVIGKVSKSIPLITYLLIFVINLAHIPLPEMFLGITGTISKANMPLSLLLLGIYLNFSFDKRYQLHFWKVLGLRYVVGLAIGIACFLILPFEDMFKYTLLVGFILPMGVSVLAYSVEFKYDYKFVGMVSNTTILISFVLLWGISNMLL; encoded by the coding sequence ATGGACAGTTTTAACAGTCAGTTTCTCTCCTCCGTCCTGATTATCGCACTTGGCTATTTTCTCAAACGCTGCAGCATCATCAGAGAAAAGGACGGCGAAGCACTGGCTCGAATCATTTTCAACATCACCCTGCCTTGTCTGATCATCACTACCTTTCATAGCATCACCTTGGATGCCTCTCTTTTGCTGCTCGTTGTCAGCGGATTTCTCTACGGGATTCTCGCTGCCATCCTCGCTTATTTTGCTTTCCGGAAAGAAAATCGGAAAACAAAAGGTATGCTTGGGATGATGATACCGGGCTTTAATGTTGGCTTGTTCGCCTATCCGCTCGTCCAGGGAATCTGGGGAGAGGAAGGTCTCGCCTATTTTGGGATGTTTGACATCGGCAACGCTCTGGTCGTATTCGGTGTGAGCTATTTGATCGGGAGCTACTACTCTGGCGACGATGGAAAGCTGAATTTTAAGCAAGTGATTGGGAAAGTGTCCAAATCGATTCCATTGATTACGTATCTCCTCATTTTTGTGATCAATCTCGCTCATATTCCACTCCCCGAGATGTTTCTCGGCATCACCGGAACGATCTCGAAGGCAAACATGCCGTTGTCCTTGCTGCTGCTCGGTATCTACTTGAACTTTTCGTTTGACAAGCGTTACCAGCTTCACTTTTGGAAAGTGCTCGGTCTGCGTTACGTCGTCGGCCTCGCCATCGGCATTGCCTGTTTTTTGATCCTGCCTTTCGAAGACATGTTCAAATATACGCTGCTTGTTGGGTTCATTCTGCCGATGGGAGTCTCCGTGCTTGCCTACTCGGTGGAATTTAAGTACGATTACAAGTTCGTCGGCATGGTATCGAATACGACCATCCTAATCAGCTTTGTCCTCTTGTGGGGCATCTCCAATATGCTGTTGTAA
- a CDS encoding alkaline phosphatase family protein, with translation MQPKGTSNIDVSFFRYSAVTLARFLAITGFGGAPAFVKGRSGLGKAIHFQSTSKENASWIDLGENEELKFGDAQDFTVSFWVKSPGVDADPGIISNKNWSSGGNVGWFIGLQGSTLKWNWRTSDSSRLDAAIPNVANDVWHYVVVSHDRDGLATIYMDGKVAKTIDISTSKGTIDTSFTTKIGLDGAGNHFGNRYDVQLDQLQILSHTVTEKEVASVYASAPKIPVKSVSLDQTKLSLKASATMPLTAMISPKEASVQEVKWSTSNKEIAKIEMVNGRPTVIAGKPGKAKITVRTVDGSKTAKTEVTVTNSIDVSGDGLLSADDLKIIENYQGSLAGDRNWEKAQQADINSDKKVDKADLKMMNEKLAPYRNDFLYKRVVVIGIDGAGAAVKDPEANATNILNLIKEGAGTFDARAMLPTISAQNWGAILHGVTPDKHQLINDIAAATPYPENSDYPSYMKLLKQERPKLEQASFATWSSINIGIIEDSAGAFKQNSGSDRETSKKVVEYMKNEGKNARSIFVHLDEVDGAGHNHGYFTPEFYKQLQKEDEYVGDILKALEDEGLMEDTLIILTADHGGKGTGHGGSSLGEQRIFWAAKGATIAPGTELSGVENMDTAAVVAHALRLDLPQNWDAKIPEGLFQDKE, from the coding sequence ATTCAACCAAAAGGGACATCGAACATCGATGTCTCTTTTTTTCGTTACAGCGCCGTTACACTCGCTCGATTCCTTGCCATTACAGGATTCGGAGGAGCCCCAGCTTTTGTTAAAGGACGATCAGGACTGGGTAAAGCGATTCACTTTCAATCCACATCGAAAGAAAATGCTTCCTGGATTGATCTCGGTGAGAATGAAGAGCTGAAGTTTGGTGACGCACAAGACTTTACGGTTTCCTTCTGGGTAAAGTCTCCGGGTGTGGATGCGGATCCGGGTATCATCTCCAATAAAAATTGGTCAAGCGGCGGAAATGTGGGGTGGTTCATCGGGCTGCAAGGGTCTACATTGAAATGGAATTGGCGCACATCCGACAGTTCTCGTCTGGATGCTGCGATTCCAAACGTAGCTAATGACGTATGGCACTACGTCGTCGTTTCTCATGATCGTGATGGACTTGCAACCATCTACATGGACGGTAAGGTAGCAAAAACGATCGATATCAGCACATCCAAAGGAACGATCGATACGAGCTTTACGACCAAAATAGGACTCGATGGAGCTGGCAACCATTTTGGAAATCGCTACGATGTGCAATTGGACCAGCTGCAAATTTTGAGTCACACGGTGACCGAGAAAGAAGTGGCGAGCGTCTACGCGAGTGCTCCCAAAATACCGGTGAAGAGCGTCTCGTTGGATCAGACCAAGCTGAGTCTCAAAGCGAGTGCAACGATGCCACTCACGGCAATGATTTCCCCGAAGGAAGCGTCCGTGCAAGAGGTGAAGTGGAGCACCAGCAACAAGGAAATCGCGAAGATTGAAATGGTCAATGGACGACCGACTGTCATCGCAGGCAAACCGGGAAAAGCGAAAATCACAGTCAGGACGGTCGATGGCAGCAAAACGGCAAAAACCGAAGTGACCGTCACGAACTCCATAGACGTCTCTGGAGACGGCCTGTTGAGCGCGGATGACCTGAAAATCATTGAGAATTACCAGGGCAGCCTCGCCGGTGACCGAAATTGGGAAAAAGCCCAGCAAGCGGATATCAATTCGGATAAGAAAGTAGACAAAGCCGATCTGAAAATGATGAACGAAAAACTCGCGCCCTACCGGAACGATTTCCTTTACAAACGGGTGGTGGTCATCGGAATTGATGGAGCAGGGGCTGCTGTCAAGGATCCAGAGGCAAACGCAACGAATATTTTAAATCTCATCAAAGAAGGCGCAGGAACCTTTGATGCCAGGGCCATGCTGCCGACGATCAGCGCGCAAAACTGGGGAGCCATTCTGCACGGTGTCACTCCGGACAAGCATCAATTGATCAACGATATCGCAGCTGCTACTCCATATCCTGAGAACAGCGATTATCCGTCGTACATGAAGCTGCTAAAGCAAGAACGTCCAAAGCTTGAACAAGCGTCCTTTGCCACATGGAGCTCCATCAACATCGGAATCATCGAAGATTCTGCAGGAGCATTCAAGCAAAACAGCGGATCCGATCGAGAGACTTCGAAAAAGGTAGTGGAGTACATGAAAAATGAGGGAAAAAATGCCCGCAGCATCTTCGTTCACTTGGATGAAGTAGACGGCGCCGGCCACAATCATGGCTACTTCACCCCGGAATTTTACAAGCAGCTCCAAAAAGAAGATGAGTATGTGGGTGACATCCTCAAAGCTTTGGAGGATGAGGGCCTGATGGAAGATACCTTGATCATCCTCACAGCTGATCACGGCGGCAAAGGAACCGGGCATGGAGGTTCCTCTCTGGGAGAACAACGGATTTTCTGGGCTGCCAAAGGCGCTACAATCGCGCCCGGAACAGAGCTTTCAGGGGTGGAAAACATGGACACCGCTGCCGTAGTGGCCCATGCGCTGCGTCTGGATCTCCCACAAAATTGGGATGCAAAAATTCCAGAAGGTCTATTTCAGGACAAAGAGTAA
- a CDS encoding amino acid permease codes for MENKELKRGLESRHIQMIALGGTIGVGLFMGSASTIGWTGPSVMLAYAIVGIFIFLIMRAMGEMLYLEPSTGSFATFGHKYIHPLAGYMTAWSNWFQWVVVGMSEIIAVGTYMKYWFPDLPAWIPGIIAMVILGAANLISVKSFGEFEFWFALIKIVTIVLMIIAGFGLIFFGIGNGGNAIGLSNLWKNGGFFTGGWTGFFFALSLVIGAYQGVELIGITAGEAKDPRKTLTSAIQSIIWRILIFYIGAIFVIVTVYPWDQLHAIGSPFVATFAKIGITAAAGFINFVVITAAMSGCNSGIYSAGRMLYTLGVNGQAPKVFTKLSQNGVPLLGTIGVLIGLGVGVILSYIAPENLFVYVYSASVLPGMVPWFVILISQIRFRKVNAAQMSNHPFKMPFAPVTNYVTIAFLLMVLVGMWVNDETRVSLIAGIVFLAIVAISFYAFGISKAVPLENHSDDHKGTK; via the coding sequence GTGGAAAACAAGGAATTGAAAAGGGGTCTGGAATCACGTCACATCCAGATGATCGCTTTGGGAGGCACCATTGGTGTTGGACTTTTCATGGGTTCAGCAAGCACAATCGGCTGGACAGGTCCTTCCGTCATGCTCGCTTACGCAATTGTAGGAATCTTTATTTTTTTAATCATGCGTGCCATGGGGGAAATGTTGTACCTGGAACCAAGTACAGGTTCATTTGCGACCTTTGGCCATAAGTACATCCACCCGCTGGCAGGGTACATGACAGCTTGGAGCAACTGGTTCCAGTGGGTAGTCGTCGGGATGTCAGAAATCATCGCCGTCGGTACCTACATGAAATACTGGTTCCCTGATTTACCTGCATGGATCCCTGGTATCATAGCCATGGTGATTCTCGGTGCGGCCAACTTGATCTCTGTGAAGTCATTCGGTGAATTTGAATTCTGGTTTGCGTTGATCAAAATCGTCACTATCGTTTTGATGATCATTGCCGGGTTTGGCCTGATTTTCTTTGGAATCGGCAATGGAGGCAACGCAATCGGATTATCCAATCTGTGGAAAAACGGAGGCTTCTTCACGGGCGGCTGGACTGGCTTCTTTTTTGCATTGTCGTTAGTGATCGGGGCTTACCAAGGCGTCGAATTGATCGGGATTACGGCGGGTGAGGCCAAAGATCCTCGCAAAACGTTGACTAGCGCGATTCAGAGTATCATTTGGCGCATTTTGATTTTCTATATTGGTGCCATTTTTGTCATTGTAACCGTTTACCCGTGGGATCAGCTGCATGCAATCGGCAGCCCGTTCGTCGCCACTTTCGCGAAGATTGGGATTACCGCAGCAGCAGGATTCATCAACTTTGTCGTCATCACCGCTGCCATGTCTGGATGTAATAGCGGGATCTACAGTGCAGGACGCATGCTGTATACTTTGGGTGTCAATGGACAGGCACCGAAAGTATTTACGAAGCTGTCCCAAAACGGTGTGCCGCTGCTGGGAACGATCGGCGTGCTTATCGGGCTAGGCGTCGGGGTAATTTTGAGCTATATCGCACCTGAGAATCTGTTTGTGTACGTCTACAGTGCAAGTGTGCTTCCTGGTATGGTCCCGTGGTTTGTGATTCTCATCAGTCAGATTCGATTCAGAAAAGTAAACGCTGCGCAGATGAGCAATCATCCGTTCAAGATGCCTTTCGCACCCGTGACCAACTACGTTACGATCGCCTTTTTGCTGATGGTGCTGGTCGGCATGTGGGTGAATGATGAGACTCGCGTTTCCTTGATCGCAGGGATTGTGTTTCTCGCTATCGTAGCTATCAGTTTTTACGCTTTTGGAATTAGCAAGGCGGTGCCATTGGAGAATCACTCCGATGATCATAAAGGAACAAAATAG
- a CDS encoding GNAT family N-acetyltransferase: MKTILDEKGPILELIRVTEQDTERIEEVKQLFLEYAQSLEIDLSFQDFEEELRSLPGKYGAPDGVLLLAFVGGQTAGCIALRKISEGICEMKRLYVRDAFRGLRLGKELIITIIQRAAELGYGSIRLDTLPTMAKAQALYRSLGFYEIDPYVFNPIPGARFMELELKKT, translated from the coding sequence ATGAAGACCATCCTAGATGAAAAGGGACCTATTCTCGAACTGATAAGAGTGACAGAGCAAGACACGGAACGAATAGAAGAAGTGAAACAACTCTTTTTAGAGTACGCCCAATCGCTCGAGATTGATCTGTCTTTTCAAGATTTCGAAGAGGAACTTCGATCATTGCCAGGAAAGTATGGAGCACCGGATGGGGTTTTGCTGCTCGCTTTTGTAGGAGGGCAAACAGCTGGATGCATTGCCCTGCGAAAGATTTCGGAAGGCATATGTGAAATGAAACGGTTATATGTCAGAGACGCATTCCGAGGATTACGATTGGGAAAAGAATTAATCATAACGATCATACAAAGGGCTGCGGAGCTTGGGTATGGATCGATCAGATTGGATACTTTGCCCACGATGGCAAAAGCGCAAGCATTGTATCGTTCCCTGGGCTTTTATGAGATTGACCCTTATGTGTTTAATCCAATCCCGGGTGCGAGGTTTATGGAGCTCGAATTGAAAAAAACATAA
- a CDS encoding M42 family metallopeptidase, translating into MDNDLQLMKELTETAGPPGFEMRVHQLMKNRLTQLTNTTVEDNLGGIAGQHGESGPRILLAAHLDEVSFMVTHITKDGFLRMQPLGGWWGHVMLAQRVKVLSRKGDHTGVIGSKAPHVLSIEERKNVLEIKNMFVDIGASSKEEVESFGIEVGDPIVPICPFEVLPNPKMLMAKAWDNRAGCYVVLKVLEQIQKETHANTVFCGATVQEEVGLRGAVTLSHKINPDIAFALDVGVAADTPGMTERDGYTKLGGGPLLGFYDASMIPHLNLRDFVIDTAKEHGIPYQTDIMPGGGTDAGKFHLAHNGVPSMVVSVAARYIHSHVSMVSRDDLDMTVKLLVELIKKLDENTVQQIKGMNRRK; encoded by the coding sequence ATGGATAACGATCTGCAATTAATGAAGGAATTAACCGAAACAGCAGGGCCGCCCGGATTTGAGATGCGTGTGCATCAGCTCATGAAGAACAGACTTACCCAATTGACGAACACGACGGTAGAAGACAATCTCGGCGGAATCGCAGGCCAGCACGGAGAGTCAGGGCCGAGAATCCTCCTGGCTGCACACTTGGACGAAGTGTCTTTTATGGTCACGCACATCACCAAAGACGGCTTTCTCCGCATGCAGCCTCTCGGCGGATGGTGGGGACACGTCATGCTGGCTCAACGAGTAAAAGTGCTTTCCCGAAAAGGCGATCACACGGGAGTGATCGGCTCGAAGGCGCCTCATGTCCTTTCCATTGAAGAAAGAAAAAATGTGCTTGAAATCAAAAACATGTTTGTCGACATTGGAGCATCCAGCAAGGAAGAAGTGGAAAGCTTCGGGATCGAAGTGGGTGACCCGATTGTCCCGATTTGCCCCTTCGAAGTACTGCCCAATCCGAAAATGCTCATGGCCAAGGCGTGGGATAACCGCGCAGGCTGCTACGTAGTCTTGAAGGTTTTGGAGCAAATCCAGAAAGAAACGCATGCCAATACCGTGTTCTGCGGTGCAACCGTACAGGAGGAAGTAGGGCTGCGAGGTGCGGTTACCCTATCCCATAAGATTAACCCGGATATCGCCTTCGCTCTTGATGTGGGAGTAGCCGCTGACACCCCTGGGATGACTGAGCGGGATGGCTACACCAAACTGGGCGGCGGGCCCCTTCTCGGTTTTTATGATGCCAGCATGATCCCTCATTTGAATCTCCGAGATTTTGTCATCGATACGGCAAAGGAACATGGCATCCCTTATCAGACGGATATCATGCCAGGCGGTGGAACAGACGCAGGTAAATTCCATCTCGCTCACAACGGCGTTCCTTCCATGGTCGTGAGTGTAGCAGCTCGGTATATCCACAGCCATGTCTCCATGGTCAGCCGAGACGATCTGGACATGACCGTAAAGCTCCTTGTTGAGCTGATCAAGAAATTGGATGAGAATACCGTTCAACAGATCAAAGGGATGAATAGGAGAAAATGA
- a CDS encoding ABC transporter substrate-binding protein has protein sequence MKSIQKWSKAVTALLLSAGLAACGNQSGAQQTAPGTNQTNAPTELTVALDWYPNAVHSFLYAAEEQGYFQAENLKVNFQMPSDSNDPLKMAAAGKVDLAISYQTQVVQARSEGIPVVSVGALVRHPLNVIMTRQDSGIDTPQKLAGKNVGYPSVPLDESIVRNVVKHSSGDDSGISFTDIGFDIVPALTGKKVDAVVGGYKNHEQLILEKNGIPVNVFAPSDFGVPDYYELVMTTSDDTLGKKQKAIEAFMRAAAKGQQYVKDNKEKALDLLLGKQANEFPLEKDIETKSLDILLPLMDAGDKPFGSQAKESWQTLIDWMKKEQLITRDVKVDEVMRDLAK, from the coding sequence ATGAAATCGATTCAAAAATGGAGCAAAGCCGTCACGGCTCTACTCCTGTCAGCGGGACTTGCAGCCTGCGGAAACCAATCGGGAGCGCAGCAAACAGCTCCTGGTACAAATCAAACGAACGCACCGACTGAGCTGACCGTCGCGCTGGATTGGTACCCAAACGCGGTTCACTCCTTCTTGTACGCGGCTGAAGAGCAAGGCTACTTCCAGGCAGAAAATCTGAAAGTGAATTTTCAAATGCCATCAGACAGCAACGATCCATTGAAAATGGCGGCTGCAGGGAAAGTAGACCTGGCGATCAGCTATCAAACACAGGTCGTACAAGCCCGTTCCGAAGGCATTCCTGTGGTATCGGTAGGGGCTTTGGTACGCCATCCGCTTAACGTCATCATGACGAGACAGGATAGCGGAATCGACACTCCGCAAAAGCTGGCAGGGAAAAATGTAGGCTATCCTTCTGTGCCTTTGGATGAGTCTATCGTGCGTAACGTCGTCAAGCATTCAAGTGGCGATGATTCCGGAATTTCCTTTACCGACATCGGTTTTGATATCGTGCCTGCTCTGACTGGCAAAAAGGTCGATGCTGTCGTTGGCGGGTACAAAAACCACGAGCAGCTGATCCTCGAGAAAAATGGCATTCCGGTCAATGTCTTTGCGCCGTCTGATTTTGGCGTACCGGATTACTACGAGTTGGTCATGACCACCAGCGATGATACATTGGGCAAAAAGCAGAAGGCGATTGAAGCATTCATGCGCGCTGCTGCGAAAGGCCAGCAATACGTCAAAGATAACAAGGAAAAAGCGCTCGATTTGCTCCTCGGCAAGCAGGCAAATGAATTCCCGCTCGAAAAAGACATCGAAACAAAGAGTCTCGACATTTTGCTCCCTCTGATGGATGCAGGGGACAAACCGTTTGGGAGTCAAGCCAAAGAATCCTGGCAGACTCTCATCGATTGGATGAAAAAAGAGCAGCTGATTACGCGGGATGTCAAAGTAGACGAAGTTATGCGCGATCTGGCCAAGTAA
- a CDS encoding ABC transporter permease: MDRWGRGIWFAISIVLFLIVWEAGCRLLNVPSFILPPPSAVVSSLWDLRATLLGLHLWVTLKEVLLGLSVSILFGILLAFAMSMSRVVERLVYPYIVISQTIPIIALSPVFILWFGYDLSGKIAITILFTFFPIVVNTYDGLRSTDKEMLQLLKTMGANRWQIFTKLQLPASLPHFFSGLKVAATYSVAGATIGEWLGASEGLGYFGRRASGNFQAPALFASVLLLSVLGMLLFWLVGRLEQHFTPQQRSRRKTSK, from the coding sequence ATGGACAGGTGGGGTCGAGGGATCTGGTTTGCCATCTCCATTGTGCTCTTCCTGATCGTATGGGAAGCAGGGTGTCGGCTGCTGAACGTGCCATCCTTTATTTTGCCGCCGCCAAGTGCGGTTGTGAGCTCCTTGTGGGATTTACGTGCCACCCTGCTGGGACTTCATTTATGGGTGACGTTGAAGGAAGTGCTGCTTGGACTGAGTGTCTCGATCCTTTTCGGGATTTTGCTCGCCTTTGCGATGAGCATGAGCCGGGTAGTGGAACGACTGGTATATCCGTATATCGTCATTTCCCAAACCATCCCGATCATTGCGCTTTCACCCGTCTTTATCCTGTGGTTCGGGTACGATTTATCCGGGAAAATTGCCATCACGATACTCTTCACGTTTTTTCCGATTGTCGTCAATACCTACGACGGGCTGCGCTCCACAGATAAAGAAATGCTGCAGCTGCTGAAAACCATGGGAGCTAACCGTTGGCAGATTTTCACGAAGCTCCAGCTTCCCGCAAGTTTGCCGCATTTTTTCAGCGGGCTGAAGGTAGCCGCCACTTACAGTGTGGCAGGGGCGACGATCGGGGAGTGGCTCGGAGCTAGTGAAGGACTTGGTTATTTTGGCCGCCGCGCGTCTGGAAACTTCCAGGCACCAGCTCTCTTTGCGTCCGTCCTTTTGCTCTCTGTGCTCGGCATGCTCCTGTTCTGGTTGGTCGGTCGGTTGGAGCAGCATTTCACCCCACAGCAAAGATCAAGAAGAAAAACATCCAAGTGA
- a CDS encoding ABC transporter ATP-binding protein yields MLDRLAFSGVRFSYGDQPILHDFDIHVGKGEFISLIGPSGIGKSTLFQLVAGLLHPQLGTITLNGAPMEKRLGMVGYMPQRDALLPWRTVVENAALPLEIHGVAKKEAQAKVRLELPRYGLSEWADAYPSELSGGMRQRVSFLRALLSGTDLMLLDEPFSSLDGITRMEMQEWLMEMWQETGSTMLMITHDIDEAILLADRVIVLTGKPIEKPVELVVNLERPRTTAFRNRAEFLSLREEIWELLRKNVAKQSSGREA; encoded by the coding sequence GTGCTAGACAGACTGGCCTTCTCAGGCGTTCGTTTTTCCTACGGTGATCAGCCCATTCTCCACGATTTTGACATTCATGTAGGAAAAGGCGAATTCATCAGCCTGATCGGACCCAGCGGAATCGGAAAAAGCACGCTGTTTCAGCTGGTGGCAGGTCTCTTGCACCCACAGCTGGGAACCATCACCTTAAACGGAGCTCCGATGGAGAAGCGGTTGGGGATGGTGGGGTACATGCCTCAAAGAGACGCGCTGCTCCCGTGGCGTACGGTCGTGGAAAACGCAGCACTCCCTCTGGAGATTCATGGCGTTGCCAAAAAAGAGGCGCAAGCGAAAGTTCGCCTTGAGCTGCCCCGCTATGGCTTGTCCGAGTGGGCGGATGCATACCCCTCAGAGCTATCCGGCGGTATGCGGCAGCGCGTGTCTTTCCTGCGTGCACTGCTTTCTGGAACTGACCTGATGCTTTTGGATGAACCGTTCAGCTCGCTTGATGGAATTACGCGGATGGAGATGCAGGAGTGGCTGATGGAGATGTGGCAGGAGACCGGCAGCACCATGCTGATGATTACCCATGACATCGATGAAGCCATTTTACTCGCCGATCGCGTGATTGTCTTGACGGGTAAGCCGATCGAAAAGCCAGTCGAGCTCGTGGTGAATCTCGAGCGCCCGCGTACCACTGCCTTTCGAAATCGTGCCGAATTCCTCTCCTTGCGTGAAGAAATCTGGGAGCTGCTGCGTAAAAACGTCGCGAAGCAGTCGAGTGGGAGGGAAGCGTAA
- the tenA gene encoding thiaminase II — MSTFTERLWKHVAPIWEKTHQHPFVTGLGDGTLPVESFAFYMKQDYVYLIDYAKIFAIASTKAHDLETSAKFAGLQEATLNGEMALHRQYAERFGISREELEATEPSFVMIAYTSYMLKVAHQGSLAELVSAVLPCMWGYWEIGKKLAKVEGAMNHEWYGEWVRTYSSEEFGELAAWLIGLMDQLAEGKSEQELARLEEHFLTTSKMEYLFWDMAYRKEMWPC; from the coding sequence ATGAGCACGTTTACGGAACGTCTGTGGAAGCATGTCGCACCCATTTGGGAGAAGACGCATCAGCATCCGTTTGTGACCGGGCTTGGGGACGGCACGTTGCCCGTAGAGTCATTTGCCTTTTACATGAAGCAAGACTACGTCTATCTGATTGATTACGCCAAGATCTTTGCCATCGCGAGCACCAAGGCTCATGATCTGGAGACGAGCGCCAAGTTTGCAGGGTTGCAAGAAGCCACACTGAACGGAGAAATGGCTTTGCATCGCCAATACGCCGAACGGTTTGGCATCTCCCGCGAAGAGCTGGAAGCAACCGAACCCTCATTCGTCATGATCGCGTATACCAGCTATATGCTGAAGGTTGCTCACCAAGGCTCCTTGGCCGAATTGGTCAGTGCTGTCCTCCCTTGCATGTGGGGATACTGGGAAATCGGTAAGAAGCTGGCCAAAGTGGAAGGCGCGATGAACCATGAATGGTACGGAGAATGGGTGCGCACCTACAGCTCTGAGGAGTTCGGGGAGCTGGCCGCCTGGTTGATCGGTCTGATGGACCAGCTGGCAGAGGGTAAAAGTGAACAGGAACTCGCGAGACTCGAAGAGCATTTCCTGACCACCTCCAAAATGGAGTACTTGTTCTGGGACATGGCTTATCGAAAGGAAATGTGGCCGTGCTAG